A stretch of the Candidatus Binataceae bacterium genome encodes the following:
- the istA gene encoding IS21 family transposase: MELFEQIRREYEFGVGTIKGVAAKLGVHRRMVRQALASAEPPPRKTVERERPVIGPLIPFIDAILEADRRAPRKQRHTARRIWQRIVAEIPECKVAEVTVRQYVRERKELLGWSTRTVCVPQSYQPGQEGQVDWYEAWAELAGEPTLLQVFSMRSMASGAAFHRAYRRATQQAFLDANELAFQYFQGVFHLLRYDNLKAAVKKILRGYQREETARFIAFRSHWRFASEFCSPYAAHEKGGIESEAGYFRRNHWVPMPKARDLEDLNAQLLAACREDERRQIAGQSRLVGALMIEERAHLLPLAESGLELAEISFPRVDGLGCVRVRTNLYSVPAAVGRTVEVRL; the protein is encoded by the coding sequence GTGGAGCTGTTCGAGCAGATCCGAAGGGAGTACGAGTTCGGAGTCGGGACCATAAAAGGGGTCGCTGCCAAGCTCGGAGTTCATCGGCGGATGGTCCGGCAGGCGCTGGCGAGCGCGGAACCGCCGCCGCGCAAAACGGTGGAACGCGAGCGACCGGTGATAGGCCCGCTGATTCCGTTTATCGACGCAATCCTCGAAGCCGACCGCAGGGCGCCGCGCAAGCAGCGCCACACCGCACGCCGCATCTGGCAGCGCATCGTGGCCGAGATCCCGGAGTGCAAGGTGGCCGAAGTGACAGTCCGCCAGTACGTGCGCGAACGGAAGGAATTGCTTGGGTGGTCGACGCGCACGGTATGCGTTCCACAGAGCTATCAGCCAGGGCAGGAAGGCCAGGTCGACTGGTACGAGGCGTGGGCGGAGTTGGCGGGCGAACCGACGCTGCTGCAGGTGTTCTCGATGCGGAGCATGGCGAGCGGAGCGGCGTTCCACCGCGCGTATCGCCGGGCGACACAGCAGGCCTTCCTGGACGCCAACGAACTCGCGTTCCAATACTTTCAGGGCGTATTCCACCTCCTGCGCTATGACAACTTGAAAGCGGCGGTGAAGAAGATCCTGCGCGGTTACCAGCGCGAGGAGACTGCACGCTTCATTGCGTTCCGCTCGCATTGGCGGTTCGCCAGCGAGTTCTGCTCGCCGTATGCGGCGCACGAAAAAGGCGGGATCGAAAGCGAGGCCGGCTACTTCCGGCGCAACCACTGGGTACCGATGCCCAAAGCGCGCGATCTCGAAGATCTCAATGCCCAACTGCTTGCCGCCTGCCGCGAAGATGAACGGCGCCAGATCGCCGGGCAGAGCCGGCTGGTGGGAGCGCTGATGATCGAGGAACGCGCGCATCTGCTGCCGCTCGCCGAGAGCGGATTGGAGCTGGCGGAGATCTCGTTCCCGCGCGTGGACGGGCTCGGATGTGTGCGAGTGCGAACCAATCTGTATTCGGTGCCGGCGGCGGTTGGCAGGACGGTCGAGGTCCGACTCTAA